TTCCTTAACCACTGGAAGTTTGCTTTTGCAGTAGTGGAAGGAGATAAGAAAAGTCTTCAGTTTTTTGGAAAGGATGGTCTGGCATTGCACAAGATTTATCTGACAAAAAACAGTAACGAAGAAGCTTTCGATGCTTTGGTTGAGAAGTTCAAAGCAGAAGATCAGAATCAGGCTTTTGTATTTGAAGCTGTAGCTCCAAAACAGGCTGAAAAAGCAGATACTGAAATAGATGTAGAAGGCTTCAAAAAAGCTTGGACAGAATTGAAAGATACTCATGATTTCTTCATGATGACAAGAAAATATGGAGTAAGCAGAACACAGGCATTAAGATTAGCTCCGGAAGGATTTGCTAAGAAAATTGATAATGCTAAAGTGGTCAACATCCTTGAAGATGCTTCTGAAAAAAATACACCGATCATGGTTTTTGTTGGAAACAGAGGAATTATTCAGATCCATACAGGGAACGTGAAGAAAACACTTTGGCACCAGCAATGGTTCAATGTAATGGATCCTGATTTCAACTTACACCTTGATGTAACGAAAATTGCAGAAGCATGGATCGTTAAAAAACCAACTGAAGACGGAGAAGTAACGGCTATCGAAGTATTCAACAAAGAAGGAGACTTTATCGTTCAGTTCTTTGGAAAAAGGAAACCTGGAATTCCTGAGCTTCAGGAGTGGAAGGACCTTGTAGCAGCATTAGAAAAGTAATAATTAGATGATTTGAATGAGACCGTTTTGTTTGTAAAATTCAAAGCGGTCTTTTTTATTACAGTGATCTGCAAGTGCCAGAATATTTGTGTAATTTGTGATTAAATATAAAATAAAATGAAAAATATTTTCATAGCGATACTGCTTGCCGGTTTCTGTTCTTTGAAAGCACAGGACTTTAAAGCTTACCAGTTTTATGATAAAAAAGGAAAGGAAGTAAAAACGGAAAAACTGGTGAAAGAACTGGCCGATTATGATGTGGTCTTTTTTGGTGAAAACCATAACAGTTCTATCAATCATTGGCTTCAGCTTAAAATAACAGAAGCTCTGTTTGCCAAAAAGAATGGACAGCTTATTTTAGGAGCTGAAATGTTTGAAAGAGACAATCAGGCTCAGCTGAATCAATATCTGAATGGGAAATTGGATGCTAAAACATTCAAAGACTCCGCACGTTTATGGAACAACTATGCAACGGATTACAAACCTTTGGTAGATTTTGCTAAAAATAAAAAACTGAATTTTATTGGCACTAATATTCCAAGGAAATATGCCTCTCAAACTGCTAAGGAAGGCCTTGAATCCCTGAATAAATTAAGTGAAAAAGAGAAAACTTATATTGCTCAGTTACCTATAAAAGTTACGTTAGACACTCCGGGATATCCGGAAATGAAAGCGATGATGGGTGATCATGCAGAAGGGACAAAAGTGATGAATTTTATTTCAGCCCAAGCAACAAAAGATGCTACAATGGCTGAGTCTATTCTGAAAAATTACCAGGCCGGAAAAACATTTATCCATTACAATGGAAACTATCACAGCAAAGAGTTTGGTGGAATCTATTGGTATATAAAACAGAAAAATCCTAATTTGAAAATGGCGGTGATCTCAGTTTTTGAATCAGAAGATCCTGAACTGAAAGTGCCAGCTAAAGAGTATATTCCAACAGATTTTAATCTGATTATTCCTGCGGATATGACAAAGACCTTTTAATGATGTTCTAGCAGATGATACAGATTGAGCAGATCTTATTATGAATAAATAATTTGAATTGTATTCATTCAATAGGAACGGGCTTTAGCCCGTTTTTTTATATCAGACTTCCATTAGCTTAGCCAAAACTTAAAATTAATTATCGGATAATCATTTTTATTCCACAATATTTACCTTTGTACAACATTCCAGAAAACATGAATAAATTACCCATACTGCTGATCTTTTTTATCGGACTGATCAATGCCCAGAAACTCACTTCCAATGAAATTTCAGTAATCAATCAAGGTGATCCAAATACTGCATTGCCAATCTATCAGACTACAGATACCAATCAGCATAAAACATTGCTGAGCATTTCTTTAGAAGCAGATCCTCTTGACCCGAACACAGCTGTTCTGGTAAAAAGAATGAAAGAATCCCTTCTGTCAACAGATGGTGGAGTAGGAATTGCAGCACCTCAGGTGGGAATCAACAGAAAAATTATCTGGGTGCAGCGTTTTGACAAAGAAGGAACCCCGCTGGAATACTTCATCAATCCGGTCATTGTATGGCGTTCCGATCTGCAGAATCTTGGGCCTGAAGGAGATCTTTCTATTCCTGATTTCAGAGATCAGTTTTACAGAAGTAAAGTAATCCAGTTAGAATATGTTGATTTGAAAGGACAGAAATATTCAGAAATAGTAGAAGGATTTACAGCCGTTATTTTCCAGCATGAGATCGACCATCTTTTCGGAGTTTTGATTTCTGATAAAAAAGAAAAAGAAAAAAATGATTCTTATAAAAAAGTGGATGCTTATCAGAAAAGTGACGTAAATAAAGACAGAAGATAATGATGAGTTATAAATGATGAATTGCTATTAAATAAAATAAAAGGAGCTGTTTCCATGGAAACAGCTCCTTTCGTTATAACTATGCTTAAAAAAATTGGATTAATCGTTGTTGGTTACTGAAAGCTTCACCTCCATATTATTTCTGGTTGCATTAGAATAAGGGCAGATCTGATGTGCCTTTTCTGTTAATTCCTGAGCCTCTTCAATTGAAACTCCAGGTATATTCACGTCCAGTTCTGCTGCCAGTCCGAAGCCACCATTCTCAAGTTGGCCAATGCTCACCTGTGCAGTAACTGTTGTTTCTCCGGTTTTCACTTTAGAAAGACTGATTACCCTGTTCAGAGCACTGTCGAAACATGCAGAATATCCAGCTGCAAAAAGCATTTCAGGGTTGGCAAAATCTTCATTTGCTCCTCCTAATG
The window above is part of the Chryseobacterium sp. MA9 genome. Proteins encoded here:
- a CDS encoding hemin-degrading factor; translated protein: MSTLVNDLKEKWEALKAENPHIRIRNAAAQLGVSEAELLLTSVGEEVTVLNADFPGILTEAEQLGKVMALTRNDECVHERKGTYLNGDFSSPHAQLFVGEDIDLRIFLNHWKFAFAVVEGDKKSLQFFGKDGLALHKIYLTKNSNEEAFDALVEKFKAEDQNQAFVFEAVAPKQAEKADTEIDVEGFKKAWTELKDTHDFFMMTRKYGVSRTQALRLAPEGFAKKIDNAKVVNILEDASEKNTPIMVFVGNRGIIQIHTGNVKKTLWHQQWFNVMDPDFNLHLDVTKIAEAWIVKKPTEDGEVTAIEVFNKEGDFIVQFFGKRKPGIPELQEWKDLVAALEK
- a CDS encoding ChaN family lipoprotein, translating into MKNIFIAILLAGFCSLKAQDFKAYQFYDKKGKEVKTEKLVKELADYDVVFFGENHNSSINHWLQLKITEALFAKKNGQLILGAEMFERDNQAQLNQYLNGKLDAKTFKDSARLWNNYATDYKPLVDFAKNKKLNFIGTNIPRKYASQTAKEGLESLNKLSEKEKTYIAQLPIKVTLDTPGYPEMKAMMGDHAEGTKVMNFISAQATKDATMAESILKNYQAGKTFIHYNGNYHSKEFGGIYWYIKQKNPNLKMAVISVFESEDPELKVPAKEYIPTDFNLIIPADMTKTF
- a CDS encoding peptide deformylase: MNKLPILLIFFIGLINAQKLTSNEISVINQGDPNTALPIYQTTDTNQHKTLLSISLEADPLDPNTAVLVKRMKESLLSTDGGVGIAAPQVGINRKIIWVQRFDKEGTPLEYFINPVIVWRSDLQNLGPEGDLSIPDFRDQFYRSKVIQLEYVDLKGQKYSEIVEGFTAVIFQHEIDHLFGVLISDKKEKEKNDSYKKVDAYQKSDVNKDRR
- a CDS encoding organic hydroperoxide resistance protein; translated protein: MKTLYTTQVTAKGGRNGHVKSENGVLELDVRMPKALGGANEDFANPEMLFAAGYSACFDSALNRVISLSKVKTGETTVTAQVSIGQLENGGFGLAAELDVNIPGVSIEEAQELTEKAHQICPYSNATRNNMEVKLSVTNND